The Pseudomonas sp. PDM14 genomic interval CCCCGAAGGCCTGATCATCTTCGATGCCGGTGAGTCGCCGGAAGAGTCGGCCAAGGTCTTCGCCGAGTTCCGCAAGATCAGCGACAAACCGGTCAAGGCCATCGTCTACAGCCACTTCCACCCCGATCACATCAACGGCGTGAAGGCGTTCGTGTCCGAAGAGCAGGTGCAGAGCGGCGAGGTGCAGATCTATGCCCACGAGACCCTGCTCGACAACGTCGTCACCCAGGGCGCGCTGGTCGGGCCGATCCTGGCGATGCGCTCGGCCTACACCTTTGGCGTCGCGCTCAACGCAGCAGATCGCAAGGGCATGAACGGTGGCATCGGCCCGATTGCCGTCGGTGGGCAGAGCACTTTCATCGCGCCGACCATCACCTTCAAGGACCGTCTCGACACCACCATCGCCGGCTTGCCGGTGCAGTTGCGCTGGGCGCCCAGCGAAGCACCGGACGAGATCGTCATGTACCTGCCCGACAACCGCGTGCTGCTCAGCGCCGAGGTCGACCAGGGCCCGACCCTGCCCAACATCCACACCCTGCGCGGCGCCAAGTTCCGCGACCCGGTGGCCTGGGTCAACAGCCTCGACCTGCTGCGCAGCTACAACGCCGAGTACCTGGTGCCGTCCCACGGCCGTCCGGTGAGCGGCGCCGACAATGTGGAAGACGTGCTGCGCATGACCCGCGACGGCATCGCTTACGTCCACGACCAGACCGTACGCTGGATGAACAAGGGCCTGACCCCCGACGAACTGGTGGAAAAGGTCAAACTGCCGCCGCACCTGGCCGGTTACACCCCCTATCTGCGCGAGTACTACGGCACCGTCAAACACAGCGTGCGGCAGATCTATCAGGGCTACCTCGGCTGGTTCAAGGGCGACCCGGTCGACCTCGACCCGATCCCGCCGGTGGAAAAAGCCACGCGCACGGTGGCGCTGATGGGCGGCCACGACAAGGTGCTGCTGGCCGCCGGCGATGCCTACCTCAAGGGCGACTACCAGTGGGCGGCGGAGCTGGCCAGCCTGGTGATCCGCATTGATCGCGAGGACAAGCTGGCCCGCGACATCAAGGCGCGCAGCTTCCGCAAGCTGGGCTACGCACAGATGAACATCAACTGGCGCAACTGGTACCTGATGAGCGCCATGGAGCTGGAAGGCACGCTGGGTGAGGCACAACGGGTGGAAATGGCCCAGCAGCTGCGCGGCATCTTCCTCTCGCCGGACATGTTGAAGAATCTGCCGGTGAAGGTGTTCCTGCAGAACTGGATCACCCGCGTCGACCCGGACAAAGCCAACGAGGTGAACCTGACCCTGGGCTTCAGCTTCCCCGATATCGACCAGCAGTGGGCCCTGGAAGTACGCCGTGGCGTGGTGCAACTGCACGAGGGCATCCCCGCGGGCACGACGCTGAAGCTGACCCTCGACAAGACCTACCTGAACACCGTCATCAGCGGCGAAAACAGCCTGCTCAAAGGCGCAGTACTGGGCGATGTGGACGTCGATGGCAGCCTGCTCGACATCAAGACCTTCCTTGGCTGCTTCGACTTCAGCGATGCGCCGATTGCCCTGACCGTGCGCTGAGTCGTAGGACGGCGTGCCTGCCGTGCGCGTCGTAACTGCTGTAGCGCCCCGTGAGGTTGAAGAGGGGCGCTGCTGGTGATCCACGCGGCGAGCATGGGCGTGCAGCCCGTGCGCGGCCGGCGCGGCTGAAATTCAGGCGGAACCGCGCTTCGCTGCGACGGGTCTGTGCTAGTACGGCGACCTCGCCCCATGGACCCCAAGGAGTACCGCATGGACCTTATCCGCATTCTCATTGCCATCCTGCTGCCGCCGCTGGGCGTGTTTCTCCAGGTCGGCTTCGGTGGCGCCTTCTGGCTGAACATCCTGCTCACCCTGCTCGGCTACATCCCGGGCATCGTGCATGCGGTGTACATCATCGCCAAGAAGTAACCGGCCCACTGGCTGGTATGAAAAAGCCGCGCGGATGCGCGGCTTTTTTGTGTCTGCCAATCACTCAGCCATGCCGGGCGAACTGCTCCTCGAGCGAGGCGCGGTGCGTTGGATGCGCGATGTCGAGCATCGCGCGCAGGCGCTGGCGCAGGCTCAGGCCGCGCAGGTCGGCGACGCCGTGCTCGGTGACGATCAGCCCGGCTTCGCTGCGCGGGATGGTCACCGGGCCGCTGAGGCGGGCGACGATGCGGCTGGCGCTGCCGGCCGTGGAGGGCAGGGCGATGATCGGCAGGCCGCCGTGCGAGCGCCGCGCGCCACGCAGGAAATCCAGGGCGCCACCGACTGCGCCGATGTAGCCGCCGGCCGCCACTTCCGAATTGACCTGGCCGCTGAGGTCGACCTCTACCGCCGAGTTGATCGCCACCAGCCGCTCCTGGCTGGCGAGCACATCCGGGTCGTGGGTGTAGGCGGTGGAACGCAGCAGGATCGCCGGGTTGTCGTGGGCGAAATCGTGCAGCAGGCGACTGCCGAGGAGGATGCCGCCGACGCTGACGCCGCGGTCCAGCGACTTGCGCGCGTTGGTGATGGCGCCGCTCTGCATCAGCCGGGCGACACCGTCGCCGAGGCTGCCGGAGTGCACGCCGAGGTCGTGGTGATCGGCGAGGGCGCCGAGCACCGCATCGGGGATCGCGCCGATGCCCATCTGCAGGGTGGCGCCGTCCTCGACCAGCCCGGCGATGTGCCAGGCGATCTGTGCGTCGGCTTCGCGGATGCGGCTGGGCGGGTTCTCCAGCGGCGCACGGTCGCTGTGCAGGATGAAGTCGATGTCGTCGGCACCGAGGGTACGTTCGCCGTAGGTGCGCGGCGCCTGCTGGTTGACCTCGGCGATCACCACACGGGCGCTGTCCAGCGCCGGCAGCAGGTACTCGTGGGCCAGGCTCAGGCTGTAGCGGCCATTGCCGTCTGCCGGGGCCAGTTGCAGCAGTAGCACGTCGATGCGCAGGGCGCCGCTGCGAATCATCTCCGGCAGTTGCGAGTAGTGGCAGGGCAGGATGTCGAGCACCCCGGCGTTGGCCAGTTCGCGGTTGGCGCCGGCGCCGCAGTAGGCGAGGAAGTCGATGCAGTCGGCGTGCTCGGGTCGGCAGGTGGCGCTGTTGGCGATGCCGAGCATCACCCGGAAGCGGCCGATGCGTTGCCGCTGTACCATCAGCGCGGCGGTCAGCGGCAGCGGCTCGGCGTTGGCCTGGCCCCACAGCACCGTGTCACCGGGACGGATCAGGGCGGACAGGTCGACGCTATCGGGTTGCAGCAACGTGGGCATGGCGAACTCGTGACGAAGACGCGGCCGGCAGCGGCCAGCCGCGAAAAATGCGGAGGAAAGAACGCGGTGTCTGCTGGTGCTTCAGCTGAGCACTCGGCAGGTAGGTGCCGCGCGTAGGCTGCGTCGTGCGCACCGCAAGCACGGCCAAAATCGTCTGGCAAAACGCGCTTCGCCGCAACGCTACAACGGCAAACGCGGCGGCCGTTTGGCCGCCGCTTCGGGCTCAAACGATGGACGACGGATGCTTGGCCAGCGGCGTGACCTGGATGGTCATGAACGGGAACAGCGGCAGGCTCGACAGCAGCGTGTGCAGCTCATCGTTGCTCTCCACATCGAAGATGCTGATGTTCGAGTACTGGCCCACCACGCGCCACAGGTGCGGCCACTTGCCGGCCTGTTGCAGCTTGATGGCCAGGGCCTTTTCCGCGGCCTTGATGGCGTCGATCTCGTCCGCCGGAATGTCCCGCGGAATGTTCACATCCATCTTTACGCAATACAGCATGACGCTCTCCTGTTCAGGGGTCAGATCTTGCTCTGGCTGAGTTGGCCGTTGAGCGGGGCATCCTCGTCGGCATCACCGAGAACCTTGGCGTCGACGTCTTCCAGGCGCACGCCGCGGGTTTCCGGCAGCAGCAGGACGGCGGTGACCGACAGGGCGTAGGCGACCAGGCAGAAGGTGCCGATCGACTGGGCCAGGCCGATGCGCTCGGAGAGCACACCGACGCCGGCGATGGACAGCGCGCCGAGGGACTTGCCGAGGTTGTAGGAGAAGCCCATGCAGGTGGTGCGCACATGGGTCGGGAACAGCTCGCTGAGGAACGGGCCAAGCACCGCGAAGATGCCGGTGGCGAAGGCGCCGACCGGGAAGGCCATGAGCATCAGCAGGGTGGTGCTCATCGGCACCATCATGTAGACCACGGTGAAGATCCACGCCCCCACGCTGAACAGCAGCAGCGCCGGGCGGCGGCCGTAGCGGTCGGCCAGCCAGGAGGTGACGACGAAGCCGGCGAAGGCCCCTGCGCACATGATCAGCATGGTGAAGATCACCGGGCCCGGCTTGAGGCCGCGCTCGGACACCATCAGCGTCGGCAGCCAGGCCATGATGGTGTAGGCAGCGGCTTGCAGGCCGGTAACCAGCATCGCGCCGAGCAGGGTCAGGCGTACCACGCCCGGACGGAAGGCGGAGAGGAACGAGGCTTTTTCCTGCACCTTGGCGGTGGCCTGCTTGTAGATCTCCGGGTCCTTGACGTGACGGCGGATGAACAGCACGAAACCGGCCGGAATCACGCCGACCCAGAACGCCACGCGCCAGGCCAGTTCCTGCGGCAGCCAGGCCAGCAGGGCGGTCATGATCACGGCGGCCAGGGCCCAGCCCAGGGCGAAGCCGCTCTGCACGAAACCGAGGGCCTTGCCGCGGTGCTGCGGACGGATCACCTCGGCCATCAGCGCCGCGCCAACCGCCCATTCACCGCCGAAGCCGAGGCCCTGCAGGGTACGCACGACCAGCATCTGCTCGTAGGAGGTGGTGAAGCCGGCCAGCGCACCGAAGAAGGTGAACCAGCAGATGGTGAAGATCAGGATGCGCACGCGGCCGTAGCGGTCGGCAAGGATGCCGGCGACCCAGCCACCGATGGAGGCGGACAGCAACGCCGCGGTGCCGAGCACGCCGGCCTCGCCCTTGGAGATCTGCCAGACCGCCATCAGCGCCGGCAGCAGGAAGCTGAACATCTGCGCGTCGTAGGTATCCAGGGCCCAGCCGGAGAAGCAGGCCCAGAAAGTCTTGCGCTCCCGTGAGGAGCCGGTTTTGTACCATTCGAACATGTTGACCGTCCTTCTTGTTATTGGATGTCGGCTCATGGCGCTCAGCAACCATGACGTCTGTTTCGAACCCGGCCTGAGCCGAGCGCGGTAGCCGTCCTGGCCGAGGGTGCCACTGGCGTGGTGCACATCGAGGCGCACGTACGCGGTGTCTTTTCTACGATTCGGAGCATGCGGCAGATTGTTCCTGCCGCCCATTTGCCTTTACGAAAGCCTGTCTTCCGCCTCTCCTAAGTGCCTGTGGAATCAGGCGTTGCGCGGTGAAACCAGGATGTCCTGGGCCATGCTCGCGACCAGCCGACCGTCGCGCTGGTAGATGTGCGTCATCGCCAGACCGCGGCCGGAGAGGCTGCGCACCGCATCGTTGACGAACAGCAGCCAGTCGTTGGCGTTGAGTTCGAGGCTGTGGAACCACAGCGTGTGGTTGAGGTTGCTGATGTAGTAGTGCTGCCACAGGTCGAGCATGCCCAGCGGCGGCGCCAGGCTGCCGTTGAGCCAGCTGTCGGACATGTAGGCCAGCGCCGCATGGTGCAGGCAGCCCTCGCCGACCAGCGGCTGGTTGAGGCGAATCCAGTAGGCGATCTCGCGCTGCTCGGCCGGGTGCTCGAAGTAGCCTTCCGGGTGGATCGGCCGCACGTCCAGCACCGGCCGCGCGGAGAAGCGCAGCTGCACCGCCTCGCTGTGCTGCGGGTAGCGCGTGGCCAGCTCGCGCAGGGTCGGCAGGCTTTGCGGATCAGGCACCGCGCGTTGCAGGCGGTGGGGATCGCCGGGGTGGGCCTGGGCCACCTGGAACGAGGCGTTGGCGCTGAACACCAGGCCGGTGCCCTGCACGCCGTACAGGTGGCGGGTGGAAAAGCGCCGGCCCTCCTGCAACGGTTCGATGCTGTACTCGATGCCATCCTGCGGGCGGGCGCCCTGCAGGAAGGTCATCTGCAGCATGCTCGGGCTGCGTCCCGCTGCGGTCTGCGCCGCCGCCCACAGGGCCTGGCC includes:
- a CDS encoding alkyl/aryl-sulfatase, yielding MRTLSRFSGLLLAAALPFTASADLPVEKIEPSINAELAEHTKVFNKQVYKVTDNVYSAVGWSIANSVMVIAPEGLIIFDAGESPEESAKVFAEFRKISDKPVKAIVYSHFHPDHINGVKAFVSEEQVQSGEVQIYAHETLLDNVVTQGALVGPILAMRSAYTFGVALNAADRKGMNGGIGPIAVGGQSTFIAPTITFKDRLDTTIAGLPVQLRWAPSEAPDEIVMYLPDNRVLLSAEVDQGPTLPNIHTLRGAKFRDPVAWVNSLDLLRSYNAEYLVPSHGRPVSGADNVEDVLRMTRDGIAYVHDQTVRWMNKGLTPDELVEKVKLPPHLAGYTPYLREYYGTVKHSVRQIYQGYLGWFKGDPVDLDPIPPVEKATRTVALMGGHDKVLLAAGDAYLKGDYQWAAELASLVIRIDREDKLARDIKARSFRKLGYAQMNINWRNWYLMSAMELEGTLGEAQRVEMAQQLRGIFLSPDMLKNLPVKVFLQNWITRVDPDKANEVNLTLGFSFPDIDQQWALEVRRGVVQLHEGIPAGTTLKLTLDKTYLNTVISGENSLLKGAVLGDVDVDGSLLDIKTFLGCFDFSDAPIALTVR
- a CDS encoding YqaE/Pmp3 family membrane protein; this translates as MDLIRILIAILLPPLGVFLQVGFGGAFWLNILLTLLGYIPGIVHAVYIIAKK
- a CDS encoding acetyl-CoA hydrolase/transferase family protein, whose amino-acid sequence is MPTLLQPDSVDLSALIRPGDTVLWGQANAEPLPLTAALMVQRQRIGRFRVMLGIANSATCRPEHADCIDFLAYCGAGANRELANAGVLDILPCHYSQLPEMIRSGALRIDVLLLQLAPADGNGRYSLSLAHEYLLPALDSARVVIAEVNQQAPRTYGERTLGADDIDFILHSDRAPLENPPSRIREADAQIAWHIAGLVEDGATLQMGIGAIPDAVLGALADHHDLGVHSGSLGDGVARLMQSGAITNARKSLDRGVSVGGILLGSRLLHDFAHDNPAILLRSTAYTHDPDVLASQERLVAINSAVEVDLSGQVNSEVAAGGYIGAVGGALDFLRGARRSHGGLPIIALPSTAGSASRIVARLSGPVTIPRSEAGLIVTEHGVADLRGLSLRQRLRAMLDIAHPTHRASLEEQFARHG
- the catC gene encoding muconolactone Delta-isomerase, encoding MLYCVKMDVNIPRDIPADEIDAIKAAEKALAIKLQQAGKWPHLWRVVGQYSNISIFDVESNDELHTLLSSLPLFPFMTIQVTPLAKHPSSIV
- a CDS encoding MFS transporter — translated: MFEWYKTGSSRERKTFWACFSGWALDTYDAQMFSFLLPALMAVWQISKGEAGVLGTAALLSASIGGWVAGILADRYGRVRILIFTICWFTFFGALAGFTTSYEQMLVVRTLQGLGFGGEWAVGAALMAEVIRPQHRGKALGFVQSGFALGWALAAVIMTALLAWLPQELAWRVAFWVGVIPAGFVLFIRRHVKDPEIYKQATAKVQEKASFLSAFRPGVVRLTLLGAMLVTGLQAAAYTIMAWLPTLMVSERGLKPGPVIFTMLIMCAGAFAGFVVTSWLADRYGRRPALLLFSVGAWIFTVVYMMVPMSTTLLMLMAFPVGAFATGIFAVLGPFLSELFPTHVRTTCMGFSYNLGKSLGALSIAGVGVLSERIGLAQSIGTFCLVAYALSVTAVLLLPETRGVRLEDVDAKVLGDADEDAPLNGQLSQSKI
- a CDS encoding acyl-CoA thioesterase; the protein is MATTAANARAWDQRDLTELLCLEHNGQNSYRSEVCDTNANGRVYGGQLLGQALWAAAQTAAGRSPSMLQMTFLQGARPQDGIEYSIEPLQEGRRFSTRHLYGVQGTGLVFSANASFQVAQAHPGDPHRLQRAVPDPQSLPTLRELATRYPQHSEAVQLRFSARPVLDVRPIHPEGYFEHPAEQREIAYWIRLNQPLVGEGCLHHAALAYMSDSWLNGSLAPPLGMLDLWQHYYISNLNHTLWFHSLELNANDWLLFVNDAVRSLSGRGLAMTHIYQRDGRLVASMAQDILVSPRNA